The Cellulomonas flavigena DSM 20109 DNA segment ACGGCAGCCGCGGGGGCCGCAGGCGCGCGGCGGGCTCGCCCTCGGGCGCGGTGAGCGCGAGCGCGTGCCGGATGCGGTCGAGCTGGCGGCGGCCGCCACCGGGCGGGACGGGCCGGCGCCGCACGCCCAGGTCGTCCAGGCCCACGCGGTCGCCGCGCTCGAGGTAGGCGCGCGCGAGCGACGCGGCGGCCTGCCGGGCCCGGTCCAGCGACGTCGCGTCCTGCGGGCGCGGCGCCACCGACCCGCGCCACGTGCGCGGGTCGGGCCCGACGTCGTCGCGCGAGTCGACGACGAGCACGACGACCGCCTCGGCCTGCGCGTGCTCGCGCCGCACGTACAGCTCGGACAGGTCCGGCGAGCGGCGCGCGGTCACGCGCCAGTCGATGCGCCGCAACCGGTCCCCGGGCGTCCACGGGTGCACGTCGCGCAGACCGCCGCCCTCACCGGGGCGCCGGGACTCGTGCGGGCCGGTGAGGCCACGCAGCCGCTGCGGCAGCGGCAGCTCGAGCAGCGGGGTGGTGGCCGGCAGCACCACGGTCGTGCGCGTGACGGCCGGCGTGGGGTCGGCGACGGTCGCGCCGTCCGGCCCCACGCCCTGCACGTCGGCCGTCGCGATCTCCTGCGGCCCGGTCCGCACGGTCCGCGCGACGACGGCCAGCAGCCGCTCGCCCTCGACGCGCACCAGCACGTCCGCGGCCGGGCGCCCCTGCCGCGTCGTCGACACGGTCGCCCA contains these protein-coding regions:
- a CDS encoding DUF58 domain-containing protein yields the protein MSVPEPPPARPPTWRDDDAPVAAPPGPWTPVRAVTCATAVCLVLVVLGVLMARPDVAVLAAGPLVLAVRALRSRPQGAVTVALEASDADPDARGGAGNLHGTLHVAGPARWATVSTTRQGRPAADVLVRVEGERLLAVVARTVRTGPQEIATADVQGVGPDGATVADPTPAVTRTTVVLPATTPLLELPLPQRLRGLTGPHESRRPGEGGGLRDVHPWTPGDRLRRIDWRVTARRSPDLSELYVRREHAQAEAVVVLVVDSRDDVGPDPRTWRGSVAPRPQDATSLDRARQAAASLARAYLERGDRVGLDDLGVRRRPVPPGGGRRQLDRIRHALALTAPEGEPAARLRPPRLPSGALVVVFSTFLDDESAGVAARWRDAGHRVVAVDVLPRLRESGLYDRERLALRLMTLTRDDRMAELVDQGVELVTWRDEPAVALRVLARRAQRRAGAGAPR